From the genome of Poecile atricapillus isolate bPoeAtr1 chromosome 23, bPoeAtr1.hap1, whole genome shotgun sequence, one region includes:
- the CIMAP3 gene encoding protein pitchfork — translation MAAGHNPKAVDKHISFGTTQDRKMFPYYFAPDRLGIEMPGMRGSPFLGPGCYLGPESNILKSSISTRPMSSRGYVMGARTAPRFQWKTQTVTPGPAAYQPFLGEERRCQPARVPFSSSSPRFPTRLLDKDLFPGPGNYNIDQPIGRKVTWPMKFGAPDWAAVPALPRRMVKMQVQKMTVDKNFRKNQGREAYLKLYQS, via the exons atggCAGCAGGGCACAACCCAAAAG CTGTGGACAAGCACATCTCCTTTGGGACAACCCAAGACCGGAAAATGTTCCCCTACTACTTTGCCCCAGACAGGCTGGGAATCGAGATGCCAGGGATGCGGGGAAGCCCTTTCCTGGGGCCAGGCTGTTACCTGGGGCCAGAG TCAAACATCCTCAAATCTTCCATAAGCACCCGACCCATGAGCAGCAGGGGGTACGTGATGGGAGCCAGGACAGCCCCGCGCTTCCAGTGGAAGACTCAG ACGGTGACGCCTGGCCCTGCTGCGTACCAGCCCTTCCTGGGGGAAGAGAGGAGGTGCCAGCCTGCCCGTGttcccttttcctccagcaGCCCACGATTCCCAACCAGGCTTCTGGATAAGGATTTGTTCCCTGG GCCTGGAAATTACAACATAGATCAGCCTATAGGCAGAAAAGTCACTTGGCCGATGAAGTTTGGGGCTCCAGATTgggctgcagtgccagcactacCCCGGAGGATGGTGAAGATGCAGGTCCAGAAG aTGACTGTGGATAAAAATTTCCGGAAAAATCAGGGCAGAGAGGCCTACCTGAAGTTGTACCAGAGCTGA